A genomic segment from Nodularia sphaerocarpa UHCC 0038 encodes:
- a CDS encoding ABC exporter membrane fusion protein: MTQNVLFKFPNQRLIVLVVAATVITGGIAFYGISQSGLVGQTASSELGETAPITPRISALGRLEPATEVISLSAPLDLDGDRIAQILVQEGDTVKSGQVVAILDSRTRLQTAVFQGEKQVRVAEAKLAQVQSGAKTGEIQAQEATIERLQAQLQGDKVAQQEAIARIEAQSLGERLAQEATINKLSAELNNAQAEYERYQQLSSEGAISLSLFDSKRLSLDTAKQQLSQAQAVLNQINSTASRELAQAEVTLTRINATGNKQISEAQATLNSIAEIRPVDIAAAKSEVENAIATLKQMQTNLESTSIIAPIAGQILKIHTRVGEKISEAGIADLAQTEQMIAVAQVYQTDISKVKQGQSAVITSQAFTGELRGTVSQIGLQVNRQNVFSNQPGENLDSRVIDVKIRLHPEDSKRVAGLTNLQVQTAINF, from the coding sequence ATGACTCAAAATGTGTTGTTTAAATTTCCCAATCAAAGGTTAATTGTCTTAGTAGTAGCTGCTACGGTTATTACAGGTGGAATTGCTTTTTATGGGATTTCTCAGTCTGGTTTAGTTGGTCAAACTGCTTCATCTGAACTTGGAGAAACTGCGCCAATTACACCCAGAATCTCGGCTTTAGGACGACTAGAACCAGCAACAGAGGTAATTAGCTTGTCTGCACCTTTGGATTTGGATGGCGATCGCATTGCTCAAATTTTAGTCCAAGAGGGCGATACAGTCAAATCTGGTCAGGTGGTGGCAATTTTAGACTCACGCACTCGCCTACAAACGGCTGTATTCCAAGGGGAAAAACAGGTGAGAGTGGCTGAAGCTAAACTGGCTCAAGTTCAATCTGGAGCAAAAACTGGCGAAATTCAAGCACAGGAAGCAACTATTGAACGCTTACAAGCTCAGTTACAAGGAGATAAAGTAGCTCAACAAGAAGCGATCGCTCGCATAGAAGCACAATCTTTAGGTGAAAGATTAGCACAAGAAGCGACAATTAACAAGCTGTCAGCAGAATTAAATAATGCTCAAGCTGAATATGAACGTTATCAGCAACTATCCTCAGAAGGTGCAATTTCTCTTTCTTTGTTTGATAGTAAGCGCTTGAGTTTAGACACTGCAAAACAGCAACTTTCACAAGCCCAAGCAGTTCTAAATCAAATTAATTCTACTGCTAGTCGAGAATTAGCTCAAGCCGAAGTTACGCTGACTCGAATTAACGCCACTGGGAATAAACAAATTAGTGAAGCCCAAGCCACACTCAACAGTATTGCTGAAATTCGTCCCGTAGATATCGCAGCAGCTAAGAGTGAAGTTGAGAATGCGATCGCCACACTCAAACAAATGCAAACTAATTTAGAGTCTACTTCCATTATAGCACCAATAGCCGGACAAATTCTCAAAATTCACACACGAGTTGGAGAAAAAATTAGTGAGGCAGGAATTGCAGACTTGGCGCAAACTGAACAAATGATTGCAGTTGCACAAGTATATCAAACTGATATTAGTAAAGTTAAGCAGGGACAATCAGCAGTAATTACCAGTCAAGCATTTACTGGTGAATTGCGAGGTACAGTTTCTCAGATTGGTTTACAAGTAAATAGACAAAACGTTTTTAGCAACCAACCAGGAGAAAACCTAGATAGTCGCGTGATTGATGTCAAAATTCGTCTGCATCCTGAAGATAGCAAACGAGTCGCCGGTTTGACTAATTTGCAAGTCCAAACAGCAATTAATTTTTAA
- a CDS encoding alpha/beta fold hydrolase has product MLTDIPPDKYIKVGEVNTRYWTLGDKGKTIILLHCAGGSVEFWLYNIQVLAQHYRVYALDIVGSGLSDKPSASYSLTYQAEFIKNFMDTLNIERATLAGNSMGGAVAIQFTLMFPKQVEKLILIGSFGLGKEIILRLRLATLPFALRFFRPHPRMIESILTVDVYDSKVISQEWNKIRYQIIAIPDREKALAKLARTNLNLFGVRRSVFSGIVKQLPHITAPTLIVWGKQDRILPVSHAYVASEGLPNNRLHIFDCCGHYPHLECPQKFNTLVLEFLAD; this is encoded by the coding sequence ATGCTAACAGATATACCACCAGATAAATACATCAAAGTCGGTGAAGTCAATACTCGCTACTGGACATTAGGAGACAAGGGAAAAACTATTATCTTGCTTCACTGTGCTGGAGGTTCTGTAGAATTTTGGTTATATAACATTCAGGTTTTAGCGCAGCATTACCGTGTATATGCTCTTGATATAGTAGGTTCTGGTCTTTCTGATAAACCATCAGCTTCTTATTCCTTAACCTACCAAGCTGAATTTATCAAAAATTTCATGGATACCCTCAACATTGAACGTGCTACCCTAGCGGGAAATTCAATGGGAGGCGCTGTTGCTATCCAGTTTACCTTAATGTTCCCAAAGCAAGTAGAAAAGTTAATACTTATAGGTAGTTTTGGGCTAGGTAAAGAAATTATTCTCAGACTTCGTTTAGCAACTTTACCCTTTGCTTTGCGTTTTTTCCGTCCTCACCCCAGGATGATTGAGTCAATATTAACAGTTGATGTTTATGACTCGAAAGTAATTTCTCAAGAGTGGAATAAAATTCGTTATCAAATTATTGCTATTCCTGACAGGGAGAAAGCACTGGCTAAATTAGCACGGACAAATTTAAACTTATTTGGTGTGAGGCGTTCAGTTTTTTCAGGAATAGTCAAACAACTTCCTCATATTACTGCGCCAACACTAATTGTTTGGGGTAAACAAGACCGGATTTTACCTGTTTCTCATGCTTATGTTGCATCTGAAGGTCTACCCAATAATCGGTTACACATTTTCGATTGTTGTGGTCATTATCCCCATCTGGAATGTCCCCAGAAATTTAATACTTTGGTTTTGGAATTTTTGGCTGATTGA
- the devC gene encoding ABC transporter permease DevC — MFFKPSRKIPLAWRQLMKEKTRLLVAVAGITFADMLMFIQLGFESALFDAAIKPHRNLQADLVLINPQFQTLFSVKSFSRDRLYQTLGYEGVKSVNSVYIGTGQWRNPQTRLDRAILVWGIDPAQPAFKFPEVQENQEHLKQLHQVLFDQAGRPEYGAVGDIFQKTGEFDTELNNKAIRVRGVFSNGASFAADGNVITSDSTFLQLFPERQRNLVEVGLITLNPGVNAVKLRSQLAAELPNDVSVLTPEEFAQIEKKYWAEGTGIGFIFGLGVVVGFIVGIVIVYQILYSDVSEHLPEYATLKAMGYSDRYLLQVLLQEALFLAVLGYIPAFFLSFGLYQLAYAATMLPIAMKLERATTVFILTVIMCSFSGAIAMRKLRTADPADVF, encoded by the coding sequence ATGTTTTTTAAACCATCACGCAAAATTCCGCTAGCATGGCGACAGTTAATGAAGGAAAAAACTCGTCTGTTAGTCGCAGTTGCAGGTATTACTTTTGCTGATATGCTAATGTTTATTCAGCTAGGTTTTGAAAGTGCGCTGTTTGATGCTGCTATTAAACCTCATCGCAATTTACAAGCTGATTTGGTTTTAATTAATCCCCAATTTCAAACTTTGTTTTCGGTCAAAAGTTTTTCTAGAGACCGACTATATCAAACGTTGGGTTATGAGGGTGTAAAATCAGTAAATTCTGTTTATATTGGGACTGGACAATGGCGAAATCCTCAAACGCGTCTAGATCGTGCTATCTTGGTTTGGGGTATCGATCCGGCACAACCTGCTTTTAAGTTTCCCGAAGTTCAAGAAAATCAGGAGCATTTGAAACAGTTGCATCAAGTGCTGTTTGATCAAGCCGGTCGTCCAGAATATGGCGCTGTTGGTGATATCTTCCAAAAAACAGGCGAATTTGACACGGAACTGAATAATAAAGCTATTCGTGTCAGGGGTGTATTTAGTAATGGTGCTTCCTTTGCTGCTGATGGGAATGTGATTACCAGTGATTCTACTTTTTTACAACTGTTTCCCGAACGTCAAAGGAACCTTGTAGAGGTTGGTTTAATTACTTTGAATCCTGGTGTAAATGCGGTGAAGCTGCGATCGCAACTCGCCGCAGAGTTACCCAATGATGTCAGCGTTTTAACTCCCGAAGAATTTGCTCAAATAGAAAAGAAATACTGGGCTGAGGGGACTGGGATTGGTTTTATTTTCGGTTTAGGCGTGGTGGTGGGGTTTATTGTCGGTATCGTGATTGTCTACCAGATTCTTTATTCTGATGTTTCCGAACATCTCCCAGAATACGCTACCCTCAAAGCGATGGGTTATAGCGATCGCTATCTGTTGCAAGTCTTATTACAAGAGGCTTTATTTTTAGCCGTCTTGGGTTATATCCCGGCATTTTTTCTTTCTTTCGGATTATATCAGCTTGCTTACGCTGCCACAATGCTACCCATAGCCATGAAGCTAGAAAGAGCCACAACTGTGTTTATTTTAACCGTAATTATGTGTAGTTTTTCTGGTGCGATCGCCATGAGAAAGTTACGCACAGCCGATCCCGCAGATGTTTTCTAA
- a CDS encoding DevA family ABC transporter ATP-binding protein — translation MIQNSISGNDPLNLSTVEPVISVHKVNHYFGSGNLRKQVLSEINLEINAGEIVIMTGPSGSGKTTLLTLMGGLRSAQEGSLKILGQEICGASKGQLTKLRRQIGYIFQAHNLMTFLTARDNVRMSIELHEEFFAEDINAKAIAMLETVGLADHVNYYPENLSGGQKQRVAIARALVSHPKIVLADEPTAALDKKSGRDVVELMQKLAKEQGCTILLVTHDNRILDIADRIIYMEDGQLKTNGVDVATTMH, via the coding sequence ATGATACAAAACAGTATATCAGGAAATGACCCCTTAAATTTATCTACTGTGGAACCTGTGATTTCTGTTCACAAAGTCAATCATTACTTTGGCAGTGGGAACCTGCGAAAACAAGTCTTATCTGAGATTAATTTGGAGATTAACGCCGGTGAAATTGTGATTATGACTGGTCCCTCAGGTTCCGGTAAAACCACTCTGTTAACCCTCATGGGTGGTCTACGTTCTGCCCAGGAAGGTAGTCTCAAAATTTTAGGACAAGAAATTTGTGGAGCCAGCAAAGGACAATTAACAAAGCTGCGCCGTCAAATTGGTTATATTTTCCAAGCACATAATCTCATGACTTTTTTGACAGCTAGAGATAATGTCAGAATGTCCATAGAATTGCATGAGGAGTTTTTCGCTGAGGATATCAACGCCAAAGCGATCGCCATGTTGGAAACTGTGGGTTTAGCAGACCATGTAAATTACTATCCAGAGAATCTCTCAGGGGGACAAAAACAACGAGTTGCGATCGCACGTGCGTTAGTCAGTCATCCTAAAATTGTTTTAGCAGATGAACCCACAGCAGCATTAGACAAAAAATCTGGGCGCGATGTCGTGGAATTAATGCAAAAGTTAGCCAAAGAACAAGGTTGTACAATCTTGCTAGTGACTCATGATAACCGGATTCTTGATATTGCTGATCGAATTATATATATGGAAGATGGTCAGCTAAAGACTAATGGTGTAGATGTAGCCACAACAATGCATTAA
- a CDS encoding glycogen debranching protein, translating into MKIWVNEQIDPSGMIYACIACCDESQAQDCHESFQGNLTASQKSAGWIAQLRIVSSWDEVPVNALKLD; encoded by the coding sequence ATGAAAATTTGGGTAAATGAGCAAATTGATCCTTCTGGGATGATTTATGCCTGTATTGCTTGTTGTGATGAATCCCAAGCCCAAGATTGTCATGAGTCCTTTCAAGGAAACTTGACAGCTAGCCAAAAATCAGCCGGTTGGATAGCACAATTGCGGATAGTTAGTTCTTGGGATGAAGTCCCAGTTAATGCTCTCAAACTGGATTAA
- a CDS encoding methylmalonic aciduria and homocystinuria type D protein, protein MVNYSPVYTSEQGCPINLVGETGQAVQISIHSPSQYICANCERILPDWKNQSGFWVVIVLQQSRYPLVKSTPEIETEKERLREKFMRFGFDLAFQLRDIGYLTDLIDPRTGYPLLSHPGEIPHNDTAVVKALLNYPVLKNKCRVLVHPLWGTAVYPSVLISAAPPIIIETFTKDIAPLHGWN, encoded by the coding sequence ATGGTGAACTATTCCCCAGTTTACACTTCGGAGCAAGGCTGTCCTATTAATTTGGTTGGCGAAACAGGACAAGCGGTGCAAATTTCCATTCATTCGCCCAGTCAATATATCTGTGCCAACTGCGAACGGATATTACCAGATTGGAAAAATCAATCTGGTTTCTGGGTTGTAATTGTTTTACAGCAGTCACGTTATCCACTCGTAAAAAGTACGCCGGAAATCGAAACAGAGAAAGAACGCCTGCGGGAAAAATTTATGCGGTTTGGTTTTGACCTCGCATTTCAATTGCGGGATATCGGCTATTTAACAGACTTGATTGATCCTCGCACTGGCTATCCTTTACTTTCTCATCCGGGAGAAATTCCCCACAATGATACCGCAGTTGTCAAAGCCTTACTCAACTATCCAGTGCTGAAAAATAAATGTCGGGTGCTGGTTCATCCTCTCTGGGGTACAGCAGTTTATCCCAGTGTTTTAATATCAGCAGCACCGCCTATAATTATCGAAACTTTCACCAAAGATATTGCACCTTTACACGGATGGAATTAA
- a CDS encoding potassium channel family protein produces MYSVLEKKYRRLQKELTVGAISLAGVFLTGTLWYKFIEGWSWEEAAYMTVITLTTVGYGETNPLSRRGRLFTIALIVLGVVNIGYMVNRFTEAVIQGYFQDGIRLRQQRRLMESLTEHYIICGFSRTGRQIAKEFQAEGVPFVVVDLNLESVEEVQAQNYMAYQGDVTLDDTLLRVGVERAICIVAALPSDAENLYTVLTAKTLNPKIRVIARASTEEAVKKLQRGGADTVVSPYITGGKRMAAAALRPQVLDFVDGFISGADGQFYMEEFLLDPAVYPYVGQTLKQARLRSQSGALVIAIRRADGHLIGGPTGETVLLPGDTLICMGTSEQLRSLNQILIPISSHRRRRPRNN; encoded by the coding sequence GGCTGGCGTTTTCCTGACTGGCACTTTGTGGTACAAGTTCATTGAGGGTTGGTCATGGGAAGAAGCGGCTTACATGACAGTTATCACTTTAACCACCGTGGGCTATGGCGAGACTAATCCCTTGAGTCGGCGCGGAAGATTGTTTACAATTGCTTTAATTGTGTTGGGTGTAGTCAATATTGGTTACATGGTCAACCGATTTACAGAAGCTGTGATTCAGGGCTATTTTCAAGACGGCATTAGACTCAGGCAACAGAGAAGGCTAATGGAATCGCTGACAGAACATTACATTATCTGTGGATTTAGTCGCACTGGTCGTCAAATTGCCAAGGAATTTCAGGCGGAGGGCGTACCTTTTGTAGTGGTTGATTTAAATCTAGAATCTGTGGAAGAGGTACAAGCACAAAACTACATGGCCTACCAAGGTGATGTGACTCTGGATGACACACTCTTGAGAGTTGGGGTGGAACGCGCCATTTGTATTGTGGCGGCTTTACCTTCAGATGCGGAAAATTTATATACAGTGTTAACAGCAAAAACACTGAATCCCAAAATTCGCGTGATCGCACGAGCAAGTACAGAAGAAGCTGTAAAAAAATTACAACGTGGTGGGGCTGATACCGTAGTTTCACCGTACATTACTGGTGGTAAACGCATGGCTGCTGCCGCCCTGAGACCTCAAGTATTGGATTTTGTGGATGGTTTCATCTCAGGTGCAGACGGACAGTTTTATATGGAAGAATTTTTACTTGATCCGGCTGTGTATCCTTACGTGGGGCAAACTTTAAAACAAGCAAGATTGCGATCGCAATCCGGTGCATTAGTAATTGCAATTCGTCGCGCCGATGGACACCTCATTGGGGGTCCCACTGGTGAAACTGTGTTATTACCAGGAGATACCCTAATTTGCATGGGGACATCTGAACAATTGCGTAGTCTGAACCAAATTCTCATCCCCATTAGTTCTCACCGACGACGACGACCGAGAAATAACTAA